ACAATTTCTCCAGCCGGGCACGACCTTCCATGGTGTAATGACCGCCGCTTTGGTCTTTGGTCAAATCTCCATAAGGGGGGTTTAAGAACATCAGGCCAAAGCTGTTTTTACTGATGATGCAATCCATCAAATCACCTTGTATACAGTGATCTAATAAAGTTTTAGCGTGCCAGGCACGTTCTTCATCAATCTCAACCCCGTAAGCAGTGGTGCGATCTTGGCCTAAATGGTATTTGCATTCAGCCAGGGCAACCCCTTCGCCAGCGGTAGGGTCAAAGATGGCTAGTTGACCACTTTCAGCGGGCACTAAAGCATTTAAGATGCGCTTGAGTGTTTCGCTGTCGGTGGGAAAGTAACCAAATTTAATAAAGTTTCGTGCTAGTCGTTGAAATAACATCGTGGTTTCTCCTGTAAAAAATAAAAAGGAGAAACTCCCCGAAGAAGAATTTCTCCCCTTCGGGTAAGTAAAGACAAATTTTAAAAACTAAGTAGCTTATTTAATCAGAATAAATATCTGGATCATCATCTTCCGAGTCATCATAGTACAAACTATCGTCTTGCCATAAAGAAGAAAGCTCATTGTAATCTGTTCGATACCCATTTGCTGAAGCATGTGTATCATCTCGGAGACAAATAGTGTCAGCATTTACCCAATATCCCTCAATACAATATTTATCACCCCAACCCACTGCTCCCTTAGAAAATAATTTTGGAGCCATCTTCAACCAAACAAACTCTTTATACGTTTTAGAACGGTACAAAATATATTTAATTGGTTTAACTGAATTGTCGGTAATTTTATTATATCCACTGGCACACCATACATGGTCACCTGGCTGTAATAATCTACGTATTTTCTTAAAGGGAATTTTTTCACTAACCTGTGCTAAATTGCCTTCAGTCACCACATAGTGCCAATACACCTTATAGCGCAAACGCTTGAGAGGGGAAATTTGCAATTGCAAGTGAACTACTAAACTATTCAGAACAGCACATGCATATTCCAAGACAACAATGCCTATAATTTTGACTCTCAGAAAAACATACAAATTAAATCCCAAGAAAAATTTTCTTAATTCATCAGGTATTTTCTTTAAAGTTAATAAAAATTTCATGGTTATCTCTCCATTGATTTAAAAAGGAGAAATATCCCCCGCAGGGAGACACTTCTCCCTTTTGGGGTTGTTGATGAAAGGTTAAAAAATTAAGCAGCTCTTTGCCAAAGCTGGCGGTCTTTTTCAAACCGATAGCCCAACAGTTGTAACTGCGCAATTTTCTGACGAAGTTGTTCCCTTGGTAAGGTGCTGTCCAACTCAACTGTTTCCGGCAACGGCTCATTTTCATTAAGCAGATTTTCCGAGTTTTCAGTTAAGCAAGCAGTTTCAGCCACCGAAGCTTCAACCGTAACAGCCTTAGATATGCAGTCTTGCAAATCAGTGTCCACAAAAAGCGGAAGTTGACGCTTAACTACACTCCTGGCTTCCACAGCTGCAACACGGTTGACCTCTGTTTTGATGGAAAATCCTCTCACAATGGCCAACAAACCTAATTGCACTTGGCCTTGGGATTTTTGCATAACAGTAGCTTCGATCTTTTGGATTTCAAAAAAACCGTCATGCTTTCCGACAGGTAAATTATGAAAACGACCATCATCAATGACAAAGCGTCCCAAGCTGCAATGCAGCAGATTGTTTTGGCTATTAACGTGCAATGTGCCACTTAAGATAATCATCGAATGTTCCTCCTGATTTAAAAATTAATGAGGAGGAAAAACCCATCAGCGGGAGTTTCCTCCTCGATGGGAAAGTTTGCAGTTAACCGCGGAAAAAACACCCGAGGTTAATGTTGTTGAGTTAATGCACCAGTGGTGAATGCACCAGCACAATGAGCGATGAGATCGCAGCCGACAGCGCGACAAAGCCGATGATCCAACCTGCTTTGAATGAATAGTCAAACAAGCGGGTACGGATTTCACCTCGGATTTGATCGCGCCTGCCCAGAGCAGTTTCAACAGAGGACAAGCGGCTTTCTACTTTTGAAAAACGCTCAACCATGTCATGCCTTAGACCGCTGATTTCGCGATGCATCTCTACGCGAAGTCCACCTACCTCATGTCTGAGGTTGATAATTTGGTCAACTACCTGGCTAACTGCTTTGCTCACGGCTATCTCCACTTTACTGTCTGCCAGCTCTGTTTGCAGCTGGAATAAGGATTTGGCTTGATCTTGATAACGCATAGTATAACTCCAATCAAAATGATAGCGATAGTCAGAGTTCCTCAGGTGAGGTTGCGGCGGGTTTTTCACCATCTTGCAACCAGCATCGAAGGGATATCAGCTTACCTTTAAGTTGTACCATCTGCTTTGGATCCTGCGCCGTCAATCCGCTCTGACAGTTTGAAAGATGTAGGTAATGCGCGGTAAAATACATTACTACATACTCTCCAACTCGCCATTGCTGTTTAAGATTTTCCAGCATGACTAAATGTGAAGCATCCACAACACATTCCAGTTCAATATCATCAGCGGTACCTGAAAGCACTCTGATTTTGATTAGCGTTCCCTCTAGTGACTTCTTGCTGTCAATCCAGTAGCCATAACCGGATAGACAAAAAGTAAACTTATTCTCTTTCATATTTCCTCCTTTAAATAATCAAAGGGGGAATGCCCATACGGGGAATTCCCCCGTATGGGTGGTTTATTTATGCACAGTTTTGTGCAGGTTGTTGTTGCAGTGCTGATTGCAAATAATGCAACAAACTTTTAACAGAAGGCTCTGAATCCGCTGTTTCAATTGTCTGAGAAAAATCTTCAGTTGACTCAGTTTTTTCAGTTACCTTTTTACTCAAAAACTTAAGATCAGTCGCAAAAACCGCTGAACTAAAACGTTTCTGATTATCCTTATCTTGCCATTCAGAATGGCGTAATTCACCGGAAACATAAACGGTAGCTCCTTTAGATAAATGATCTGCCGCTATCTTTCCGAGTTTGTTTGAAAAATACACGGTATGCCACTGAGTCGCTTGTTGAGCTTCTCCTTTGTCATTGGTGTATTTTTTAGTTGTCGCTAAAGAAATTCGGACAAAAACGCCACTTTTTGAGGCTTTTAACACCTCAGGGGCTTTGCCTAAATTGCCAATGAGCATAACTTGATTAAGTGAAGTCATGATGCTTTCTCCTGTCTGAGCTGAAAAAACCCACAGGAAGAAAACGCACCTGCCCTAAAGGGAAGATAAGTTCTCCCCATATGGGTAGGTTTAAAAAATCACGGCGCGCGCAACAATACCTGCTTGTGACAAAATGCACAAAATGGAATTGTGTTGCTTGCAGTGAAGGTGGAAAGTGAATTAACCACAGTCTGCTAGGGACTGTGATACTGCAAAGAAATGCAGAAGTGATAAAAACCGCTTTGCTAGTACAAAACGATAAAGTTGCTTTGAATGAATACCCATCAACTACTTTAGGTATAACGCAAATCCCAGGATATGGGTGACCAGAGGCTTTCATTGCGAATGGTTCTGGTGGACACTGCAGTTTAAAGTCGTGCAGTGGGCGACTTATGGCGGCAATAATATCATAATAGGCTGTAAAAACAATATCTTTGCAGAGGGTCGAATTGTTGGTTTTCTCTCATTATTGAATAATATCAGTGGTTTCACTGATACCATAAACCATGTGATTACTCCATTGATCACTATGAAAAGGAACTCATCACAGTTATGGCGATCATTGCCAGCTGAATTGTCCGTGCCATGTTTCTCTTAGAGTCATTGATTGGCATATTCGCATTAATAGGCGTGGTCAGTATGGTAAAAAATATATGCCAAGCTGAAAGATTTGAAGGAGCTAAAAAGTGGGTATATCTAGCATGTGGCTGGGGCATGATTATATGGGGCATTGGTTTTTTTGAAATCGGAGGTGACTGGTTTTTAACGTTGCAAGGAACTAGTCTGCCACTTTTCCAGGCTGATGCTGCACGATATATATCTATGCTGTTAACCACTTTTATTTATTTAAAATTTAGCTACAATGCTCCCGAGGCCGCACCATAAATCATTTTGTCATGAGCTTGGGTAAACCATCAGGTGTTCTGACATAGACCACCTCACAAACTTGCGCGAAACAAGTCCATTACCGTAGCAAAAAAATTCTTCATTAACCCAAAATTCCTCTAACTTCAATGTTTGTTCATATTTTTTTATGGAATTCAAAGGTATTTATCTTGCTAGAAAATAAGGATGCGGTAAAAAAATTTTCTTACTTTTACATCTTACGAAAGCTCTTTTTCAGTGCTTCGGGAATATTATCAGTTTTCTCAGATAGTCTTGCCGGCTTGTAGTTAGGGTTTGCATGCGTGATTTCACCTTTCGCATTAACTATTCCCATAACATCCTCTCTACTAATACCACCTATTACATTTACTTCTCGTTTTGATGAACCTCCCATGGTATCGAGATCTATACCGTTTGAACTCCGCAAATTAATTTTATAAAGATAACCTCGTCCCGCAGTAAAGCCCATATATCCAACAGCGCCTCTTGTATAATTTAAAGCTATACGAATATCTTTAGAGGTGCTAACACCAATATGACCCGAGCCGGTTAAAGGGATATAGTATCTAACATCATTCATTTTTTGAGTATCCTTAAAACCATTTTGAAATACATAGCTGGGGTGCTCAGGTGTTCCGCGATAAACAATGCCTGTGTAAAATTTAATATGATGTTTACTCAATTTATTCCATTTATCATCATTAGGAAATTCTTTCTGCAACTCATCTATCAAATAATTACGAAAAGAGTGCTCGTTATTTTTTAGTTTTTCTTCATCTTTTAACCACTTTATCATTATTTGTTCGCTATTTTCGCTCTTTTCGTCCTCTAACTCTTGTTTAAATTCTGCCAATGCAGGATACAAGGTAAATTTATGCCGAAAATGTGAAAATAATGTCATTTGAAAACCAGGACGACTATCTTGACTCTTATATCTTTCGAATGCTTTTTCCCAAACGTCTTTGTATATATTTGTACTTTTAGAACTAGGTTGGTATTTTCTGTCTTTTTCAAAATCTTCCTGCTTTCGCTGATCATTTATCTCCTTCATTCTTTCTATTAAACTCATATATGGCCTCTCTTGACTAGTTTTTATTTATATCACTAGGTTTTAATAAAACCCTAAATACGCAAAAGTAGCTGACGCTTTTTTTATTACGCGCCCTTAAGTCACTGAAGCATTAAATAAGGAAATTTAATGACATTCAAAATAAAGTATATAGAGTAAAATAATTTTTAGAAGCTTGTGTTTGCAAAATGATTGTTTCTATTTGTGAACAGTCGCGCTGAAATTGAACTTGATTATTAAGCTGCATATTTACGAGGCAGGTAAAATCAATAAGCACAGAAATGATACTTGGTCAGAATGTCTTGATGGCCATTGACTGGATAATCTAGCAACCTTTTCGTGGGCACACTGAAGACAGATGAAGTGTATAATCAATGCTTTATTTGTCTTTAGTGTGTCCGAAAATTGGTAGTAAGATCAGAAATAAATAATGCTAAACTCGCGGGTTTTAATTTGAGGCAACGCGAGAGTATTGTTTAGATAAAGAGCGTACACCTGTGGATTTGTGCACGAGTCCTGCGGACCAGCGGAAACCCTGCGGGACGCGTGAATAAACCGTGGACAACATGACGTTGCCCACCGTTTACTCACACTTTTCCGCTTCTCGTACACAAGCTCCACAGGTTCAAGGCAACAATTTTTATTTCCTATTTAAAAAAATTTTCACTCAAAAAATGTTTATCCCAAATACAATCCACCGCCAAACAATCATTTCTTAGTTTTTTATATTCAGTTCTATATTTCGCCGACCCGAAAACTATTAATCTCGCCCCAAGCCTTGTATGGCTTGCAAGTTATATGACTTGCAGCCCTATTTTAAATAACATAAAATAACGATCTTATTTGTTAAACGTTATTTTATGTTATTTATCATCAAACTCGAGGACTCTCTCATGCGCCAGGAACTCATCACGTATGATTTATTTTGCCAAGCCACCCAAAAAATGCAGGAACAGGGTGAAAAAATCTCAGTTCGCACCATCCATAGCCATATCGGCGGCTCTTTCGCCAAGCTAGCCGGATTCCTGAAACGTTGGCGGGCAGAACAAGCCCATGCCCAATCCCTGATAGACCACGAGCTATCTACCAACTTGAAACAAGCCATATTGGCGGAGATAGGCAAGGCCGTCGCAGAAACAAAATCCAAACTAGAGGCACAAATTGCGCAAGATGGAGAGCAGCTTGATGAAGCCCATGAAGCACTTGCGCGGCAAGAAAAAACATTGGAGGAATATGAGCAGCAAATAAACGCACTCCAGCAACAAGTTGGCGTAATGCAACAAATACAATCACAGCATGTTGCAAGAATTGCGCTGCTAGAAAGAAAATTAGAAGAATCCATACAACAGCATCACGAAATAGACAAAAAAGCGGTGATTGCCGAAACACGCTGTCTGGAGCTTGAAAAACAACTATTTAGGCAAGAAAAAGACACTGCACAGAAAAATAAGTCGAAAGATAAAAAAAGCGCAATTTCAAGCGCAGCCAGTATATAACCTAACTTTTCAGCACATTAGCTGAAATTATTCTATTTTTCTAAATAGCTCTGCCAAAGCGGGCGTGGCAAAAAAACAAACCGGATTTTCTTTTGCAAAACGGCTGCTGAAATATCGCCCATGTCTGTTTTTGCCCGCTGCGCTATTTGATTATTTTCTAACACATCTTTTCGAGTTATACCATGATAGTGCCAGCGTCGTGCCAAGCCAAACAACATACGAATTTTCGGCATTAAGCGCGCGGGTAATTTATCTCGATCAAGCAATATTCCCATTTGTTTTAAACTGTATGCTTGACGTAAGGTATAGTCAAGATCAGCAATTAAGCGCGCACCCATATAACTGAAGGGCGTGTAAAAACGCAATGCCTTTTTGTGGAATTGGGTATTTGAAAATACCGGCACTTCAAATCCCCTCACCTGAGTTAATTGTTGGGCGCAATAAGACTCTATCTTCTGGATATCCTTATGCATCGCCAGGATGGCATCATACGTTTTCAATAAATAACTCTCTGCATAAGGATCATCTTTGCGAGCAGCGAAACAGAGGTTGCGCATCAATTCAGCGAATTGTAACAAGCCCATTTCCTGATATTTCCAAGTGCCATCAAATAAGGAATACGCACTTTTGGTATGAATGGTCAAACACACATCACCTGTCAAATGAAATTTTTTTTCTAATTCATGAGTTGGTTGTTCTGTGGTTGTTATCGTCATTTCTTCAAATTTTTCAACGGACATGGCTAGTCTCCAATGAATGTAGGGTCAGGAACAAAATCCTCTCGAATGGGTAAGGATTTCAAGGTTTCGTTTAAATAGGCTTCAGCGATAACAACACCTTCCAAGATATCGCGACGCTCAAAATGGATAGAACAATATTTCACCGTATTGACTGACTTTATAGCACCCATGTCAGCTAATTGAGCTAGCAATGCAGTCACAGGCGCATAACGCTGATGACTGTTGCAGAAGGCTTGTAGCCAATCATTGCCTACAAACAAACCCTCGGGTAAACGTAGTAAATAAACTGAAGATGACTTGCCCTCATCCGTCATTATTTTTTCCGTTAGCCAATTAATAAAGCATTCTAAAATATTTTCTTTTGGGATGTGCTCTGACGTTTTTAGAAAGGAATCAATCTGGGTTGCGATTGGAGGCGTTACTTGTTGACTGCCAAGCGGATAAGTTATAGCGCTTGCCGCTTGAGCTATTAGATCAAGTAATATATTTTGGAATGTCGTTGCATTCTCTTGGATCGCATTTTGCCAGCTGCCATACACATTAGGATGACTGGCTAACCAGCGTAGCCCTACTGAGGGGATGATTTTACCAATCAGTATACCCAGGCATATATTGCTATCAGTTATCATCGGGTTAGCTGCTGGAGCGGTAATTTTGTAATAGGTTGCGGGTTCGAACAAATTACCCGCCGCAACTGACCACAACCCTAATTGTTCGCTGGTATTGCGATACAGGGTAACAGTACGATCATGCTGCAAACGCAAAATCTCTTTGAACAGGCAACTGCTGAATAAAGCATAGGTCCATAAGGGTTCCTGCTCTGCAATAGTTTCGCTTTCAGAATGTGTTGGTAACATTCGACCACGACGTAACTGGAGTGCTGTTATTGCTAACTCTAACTGTCGTATTAAAAGACTAAACGGTGTTGGTTGCTCTACAGCAAAGGGCATAGCTTGGCAAAATTCCATAAAACGATACAGCGTGGCCAAATATAGTTCCTGATAAATATCACGAGGTGCACTAATCAGGCTTTTCAACTGTGTCAAATGGGTCTGTAATATAGGTTGCCTGGCGATAATTTCTCCTGATTGGCACGGTAACAAAGTGTTTAATATATTTTCCATAGAAACTCCTTAGGCTGCTTTAGCAAACTGTTGATATTGCTCGCACATACAACGCAACATATTGTCCAGGTCAGCTGGAACTTCTATAGTTGCCAATTGTTGCGGTAGTGGCATACGTAATTTGTAGAGTTTGCCACCTTCCAGCAAGCAGAATGCTTGCCCTTTGGGAAGATTTAATATGTCATTTTGTTCAATCAAACGCTGCTCACTGTGAGTAAGCCGGTCTTCATTGGCCGAGCGGAAAAATATACCTTCCTCGCCATGCGCAGTATCACTACTACTGGAAGCAGGTATTGTTCGCAGGATGGGTACTTTGGGTAATTGTTCCAACAGCATCTCTACCGTGCGCGCCTCCTTACATCGAAACATAATGACCGTGCCTAAATTACCGGCAACTTGTCCCGCTTTAGCGGCGGCTTTTAAGCGAGCTTCGACGTCTGACCAGGTTTGGGTATAAGTCACTGCCGTAAAACCAGCGCCTCGTCCTTTATTTAATAAAGGGATAAATTCATCACCAATAATTTCATTAAATTCGTCCGCATGAACACAGACACGCGGCAAATCCCGCTTTTGACTGGCGGTTTTATAAAATCCATCATGCAACCCATATTTGTATAACCGACCGGCCACTGACACTAAATCAGCAAATAGCGCATTCCCTACAGCAGTAGATACCTCCCGGTCAGTCAGCGCATCCAAACCGACATAGACAATTTGCTGGTTACGGATGACTTGCAACCAATCCAAGATGGGGCGCGAATCGTTGGTATCTGTATAATTGGGGGATAATAATTCTGCCACCTTTCCGGTGGTGAGTTTTTTTAATAATGGACCTAATGAAGCAGTAATTTTACTGAAATACTCTTTATCATATTTGCAAGCATGGTATAGGTCATCAAATATGGGGTTGTTAAACAAACTATTTGTCTGCACGTAAGCAATCAATGCCTGTAAACGAGAAACTTGTTTTTTGTCCGTTGTATTCTCCTGGATATAAGAACTGAGCCAAGTTTCTAGCTGGCTATCGAGGGATGGCAGCCAGAAATTTAAATATTTCTCCAGCAGCAAATCCATTTTAGTGATATAAAATTTCATTTTCTGGTAATCAGGTTTCTCACCCATGGATACTAATGCCAATGCCATGGAGTTGATAAATTGCCAACCAAAATCTTTAAATGCTGCTGAATCACCGGAACTGGGAAGCTGATTAGAAATTCGATTGGCGACCTCTGTTACGCGAGTAAAATTACCTACTGGGTTATAACGCGCTGATATCTGCGGAAAACCTAGATGTAAGATCAGTAAATCCTGTTCTCGACCTGCCAACTTTGCTTCGGTATAAACCCGTTTAAGTAAATCTGCATCTCCTTTGGGGTCTATGACTATAACAACATCTCCGCGCTGGATATCCTGACTGATGAGTATTTCGGCAAGGCGGGTTTTACCCATACCGGGTAACCCGATCACCACCATATGGCTGGCGCGATCAGCCAGGTTGATGGCTATGTCTTCTTCATGCTCAGAGACACCATGAATGCAGGGTTGCCCTCCGATGTCGGGATAAGGTCTAAAAGGATTCCAAACAGAGTCTTTTGCCAGGCATTTGGCCAATGCGTTAAATAAGGGTTTATGTTCCCAA
The genomic region above belongs to Gammaproteobacteria bacterium and contains:
- a CDS encoding DNA-binding protein, whose protein sequence is MRQELITYDLFCQATQKMQEQGEKISVRTIHSHIGGSFAKLAGFLKRWRAEQAHAQSLIDHELSTNLKQAILAEIGKAVAETKSKLEAQIAQDGEQLDEAHEALARQEKTLEEYEQQINALQQQVGVMQQIQSQHVARIALLERKLEESIQQHHEIDKKAVIAETRCLELEKQLFRQEKDTAQKNKSKDKKSAISSAASI
- a CDS encoding AcaB family transcriptional regulator produces the protein MSVEKFEEMTITTTEQPTHELEKKFHLTGDVCLTIHTKSAYSLFDGTWKYQEMGLLQFAELMRNLCFAARKDDPYAESYLLKTYDAILAMHKDIQKIESYCAQQLTQVRGFEVPVFSNTQFHKKALRFYTPFSYMGARLIADLDYTLRQAYSLKQMGILLDRDKLPARLMPKIRMLFGLARRWHYHGITRKDVLENNQIAQRAKTDMGDISAAVLQKKIRFVFLPRPLWQSYLEK
- the traD gene encoding type IV conjugative transfer system coupling protein TraD → MSMHKPLEALLRPPLEWCSTLAILIIILLLFSCPNTFLVSPAIAHGIAVALFAIGLWRFKQGYRVFSYHCNLKRMPTYRINSKQIPVSNHKLFLGKGFLWTTTHTQRLRDLDLQYNLHYKNPSRHKRWARQKELHWEHKPLFNALAKCLAKDSVWNPFRPYPDIGGQPCIHGVSEHEEDIAINLADRASHMVVIGLPGMGKTRLAEILISQDIQRGDVVIVIDPKGDADLLKRVYTEAKLAGREQDLLILHLGFPQISARYNPVGNFTRVTEVANRISNQLPSSGDSAAFKDFGWQFINSMALALVSMGEKPDYQKMKFYITKMDLLLEKYLNFWLPSLDSQLETWLSSYIQENTTDKKQVSRLQALIAYVQTNSLFNNPIFDDLYHACKYDKEYFSKITASLGPLLKKLTTGKVAELLSPNYTDTNDSRPILDWLQVIRNQQIVYVGLDALTDREVSTAVGNALFADLVSVAGRLYKYGLHDGFYKTASQKRDLPRVCVHADEFNEIIGDEFIPLLNKGRGAGFTAVTYTQTWSDVEARLKAAAKAGQVAGNLGTVIMFRCKEARTVEMLLEQLPKVPILRTIPASSSSDTAHGEEGIFFRSANEDRLTHSEQRLIEQNDILNLPKGQAFCLLEGGKLYKLRMPLPQQLATIEVPADLDNMLRCMCEQYQQFAKAA
- a CDS encoding DUF2165 family protein, with amino-acid sequence MFLLESLIGIFALIGVVSMVKNICQAERFEGAKKWVYLACGWGMIIWGIGFFEIGGDWFLTLQGTSLPLFQADAARYISMLLTTFIYLKFSYNAPEAAP
- a CDS encoding DUF3275 family protein; its protein translation is MIILSGTLHVNSQNNLLHCSLGRFVIDDGRFHNLPVGKHDGFFEIQKIEATVMQKSQGQVQLGLLAIVRGFSIKTEVNRVAAVEARSVVKRQLPLFVDTDLQDCISKAVTVEASVAETACLTENSENLLNENEPLPETVELDSTLPREQLRQKIAQLQLLGYRFEKDRQLWQRAA
- the ssb gene encoding single-stranded DNA-binding protein: MTSLNQVMLIGNLGKAPEVLKASKSGVFVRISLATTKKYTNDKGEAQQATQWHTVYFSNKLGKIAADHLSKGATVYVSGELRHSEWQDKDNQKRFSSAVFATDLKFLSKKVTEKTESTEDFSQTIETADSEPSVKSLLHYLQSALQQQPAQNCA
- a CDS encoding TraI domain-containing protein, which gives rise to MENILNTLLPCQSGEIIARQPILQTHLTQLKSLISAPRDIYQELYLATLYRFMEFCQAMPFAVEQPTPFSLLIRQLELAITALQLRRGRMLPTHSESETIAEQEPLWTYALFSSCLFKEILRLQHDRTVTLYRNTSEQLGLWSVAAGNLFEPATYYKITAPAANPMITDSNICLGILIGKIIPSVGLRWLASHPNVYGSWQNAIQENATTFQNILLDLIAQAASAITYPLGSQQVTPPIATQIDSFLKTSEHIPKENILECFINWLTEKIMTDEGKSSSVYLLRLPEGLFVGNDWLQAFCNSHQRYAPVTALLAQLADMGAIKSVNTVKYCSIHFERRDILEGVVIAEAYLNETLKSLPIREDFVPDPTFIGD